The proteins below are encoded in one region of Amycolatopsis magusensis:
- a CDS encoding M20/M25/M40 family metallo-hydrolase, translating to MTVRRRSTVIMLVALALLGVLTVLAFAPPPARSAAVPAGEFSAERAAGHLEQIALRPHPTGSGDNERVRAFLLQQARSFGAAATVESGEVVRHDGDGPFSTATVHNVVARVPGIDPAHSGGKALLFVAHYDSVPTGPGAADNGAAVAAMLETMRAVLAGGRLRNDVVFLFTDGEELGGLGAELFARRHDIDDYGAVLNWEARGSSGPVLLFETSQGNARLLDAYARTGSRPAGNSLAYEIYQRMPNLTDFTVFRDAGAVGLNAAFLDGFHQYHSVNDDIGHLDRDSLQHHGEMMVGLAGELGDADLRVIRSDGDTVYFDVFARVLVRYPAEAVVWAAVATLLILAWLIGLGARRSTLRVRGVLVTAGVGVGVVAGTAGAAFGLWWLVLAVRQDIEFLPLAEPYEREWFVAGFLAAAAAVLVAAARSLRGTRPAESIGGVLVLGAVLLVVLTPVLPGATYLLQWPVLAGIPALWWSTRRTEDSVRAAVVGVLLTGLPAAVAIVLYAPLVGAVLVALGVQMAAAALVIAAIGGLLVLPLLTSVPRAALAVPVAATVLLMGVGVARSGYERTEPRTDALLYFRNHEDDSAAWLTGDPEPDAWTAAVFGESPRRVPAHTYLPRFGDDDLLTVDAPALDLPPPEVSTLADTTSGTTRSIRFSVASQRDAWQLSVRLPSRSLYTCTVAGVTLDATTLAKHADRTDGVLFEYTGDGADLELSCVVAAGEPIRVEVADLTIGLPERVAALVGPRPDDAIPVPFGFAPTDAAIARRVAVL from the coding sequence GTGACGGTGCGCCGTCGCAGTACGGTGATCATGCTAGTCGCTCTCGCGCTGCTCGGGGTGCTCACGGTACTGGCGTTCGCGCCACCACCGGCACGCTCCGCGGCCGTTCCGGCCGGAGAGTTCTCGGCGGAACGTGCGGCCGGGCACCTGGAGCAGATCGCGCTACGACCGCACCCGACCGGAAGCGGTGACAACGAGCGGGTCCGGGCCTTCCTCCTGCAGCAGGCCAGGTCCTTCGGCGCGGCTGCCACCGTCGAGTCCGGCGAAGTCGTTCGGCACGATGGGGACGGTCCATTCTCCACCGCGACCGTGCACAACGTCGTTGCCAGGGTTCCCGGGATCGATCCGGCGCACAGCGGTGGAAAGGCGCTGCTGTTCGTCGCGCATTACGATTCCGTGCCGACCGGCCCGGGCGCGGCGGACAACGGCGCCGCGGTTGCCGCCATGCTGGAGACCATGCGGGCGGTGCTGGCCGGAGGCCGTCTCCGCAACGACGTCGTCTTCTTGTTCACCGACGGCGAGGAGCTCGGCGGCTTGGGCGCGGAGCTGTTCGCCCGCCGGCACGACATCGACGACTACGGTGCGGTGCTGAACTGGGAAGCCCGCGGCAGTTCGGGCCCGGTGTTGCTGTTCGAAACCAGCCAGGGCAACGCGCGGTTGCTGGACGCCTACGCGCGGACGGGCAGCCGGCCTGCCGGCAACTCCCTTGCGTACGAGATCTACCAGAGAATGCCCAATCTCACCGACTTCACCGTGTTCCGGGACGCGGGAGCGGTGGGCCTCAACGCGGCTTTTCTCGACGGCTTCCACCAGTACCACTCGGTCAACGATGACATCGGGCATCTCGACAGGGACAGCCTCCAGCACCACGGCGAAATGATGGTCGGACTGGCCGGTGAACTGGGTGACGCCGATCTGCGGGTCATCCGCAGTGATGGCGACACCGTTTACTTCGACGTGTTCGCCCGGGTACTGGTCCGGTACCCGGCTGAGGCCGTCGTGTGGGCTGCCGTCGCGACTCTGCTGATACTGGCCTGGTTGATCGGTCTGGGCGCGCGTCGTTCGACGCTGCGGGTGCGGGGCGTCCTGGTGACCGCCGGTGTGGGTGTCGGCGTGGTTGCCGGAACTGCGGGCGCCGCGTTCGGGCTGTGGTGGCTGGTGCTGGCCGTTCGGCAGGATATCGAGTTCCTGCCGTTGGCCGAGCCGTACGAGCGAGAATGGTTTGTCGCGGGTTTCCTCGCCGCGGCCGCCGCCGTGCTGGTTGCCGCGGCTCGGTCGCTTCGCGGCACAAGACCTGCGGAATCGATCGGCGGGGTGCTGGTTCTCGGCGCGGTGCTGCTGGTGGTCCTCACACCGGTTCTACCCGGCGCGACCTACCTGCTGCAGTGGCCGGTCCTTGCCGGAATCCCCGCGTTGTGGTGGTCGACTCGGCGGACCGAGGACAGTGTCCGGGCGGCCGTGGTCGGCGTCCTGCTCACCGGATTGCCGGCGGCCGTGGCGATCGTCCTGTATGCCCCGCTGGTCGGCGCCGTGCTCGTGGCCCTTGGCGTGCAGATGGCCGCGGCGGCGCTGGTGATCGCCGCGATCGGCGGACTGCTGGTTCTGCCTCTGCTGACGTCAGTGCCGCGCGCCGCGCTCGCGGTACCGGTGGCCGCGACGGTCCTGCTGATGGGCGTCGGTGTCGCGCGATCGGGTTACGAGCGGACCGAACCCCGCACGGACGCTCTGCTCTACTTCCGAAATCACGAGGACGATTCGGCTGCCTGGCTGACGGGCGATCCGGAGCCCGACGCGTGGACCGCGGCGGTGTTCGGTGAATCGCCGCGCAGAGTTCCAGCGCACACGTACCTGCCCCGGTTCGGCGATGACGACCTCCTCACCGTGGACGCCCCGGCACTCGACCTGCCACCACCGGAGGTGAGCACACTCGCCGACACCACCAGCGGTACCACGCGCAGTATTCGGTTCTCGGTCGCGTCTCAGCGCGACGCGTGGCAGCTCAGTGTCCGGCTGCCGTCCCGGTCGCTGTACACCTGCACCGTCGCGGGTGTCACGTTGGATGCGACGACCTTGGCGAAGCACGCTGACCGCACGGACGGCGTGCTCTTCGAGTACACCGGTGACGGTGCGGACCTGGAGCTGAGTTGCGTAGTAGCGGCAGGGGAGCCGATACGCGTTGAAGTCGCCGACTTGACGATCGGATTGCCGGAGCGGGTCGCCGCACTCGTCGGGCCACGTCCCGACGACGCGATCCCGGTGCCGTTCGGCTTCGCGCCGACCGACGCCGCCATTGCCCGGCGTGTAGCGGTCCTCTGA
- a CDS encoding VOC family protein, whose amino-acid sequence MARIKDIIFDCRHPASLARFWAGVLDGYEVAPYDEEELRRLRANGIDDPEDDPTVLVTAEPGMTPRYFFVLVPEDKVVKNRVHLDLQAEDTEAEVARIVELGAFVVHEYPEWVQLADPEGNEFCIMR is encoded by the coding sequence ATGGCACGAATCAAGGACATTATTTTCGACTGCCGGCATCCCGCCTCCCTCGCGCGGTTCTGGGCGGGCGTACTCGACGGCTACGAAGTCGCTCCCTACGACGAGGAGGAGTTGCGGCGCTTGCGGGCCAACGGGATCGACGACCCGGAAGACGATCCGACGGTGCTCGTGACGGCCGAACCCGGGATGACGCCTCGCTACTTCTTTGTGTTGGTGCCCGAGGACAAAGTAGTCAAGAACCGGGTTCATCTCGACTTGCAAGCCGAGGACACCGAGGCCGAAGTGGCCCGAATTGTGGAACTGGGCGCATTTGTCGTCCACGAATACCCGGAGTGGGTTCAGCTGGCTGATCCCGAGGGAAACGAGTTCTGCATCATGCGCTGA
- a CDS encoding cytochrome P450, whose amino-acid sequence MGKKGTARQLPPGPSGVPILGKHMAFLRNPLDFLMQAHLEFGPLVSLPVNGRTVVAAFGAEQVQAVVAGYGKEVDISMAGGVDLEFKGSIQGRGPLNASGAEHALFRRVTLRALRNSANSYAAVSMELTQRLLAGWTPGTEVDLLRHIPELSRRIFKYYMFGSDIGVTDPELDAAVDEWSSALDSIPRRIGSALLPYNVPGLSRGRSVRRSMSIMDARVAAIGDGSVKTRHFSLIEAVLQEMERADLNPNPALARELATQLYFAGLTSVGGTIVWTLLLLALHPKPTSDLLGELDREFGGRVPEPGDDAKQLPVFDAILDESMRLYPGSAYEFKRVHEDLEVDGYRLRSGSPLLLAPWVTQRSPDNFEDPERFRPERFAGRQRAYHKASFAPWGFGNRSCVGKGVSRTAIRTVVAGITQRYRLDLVPHQRIDVHSGSFGIRVLPRPGVRVRLARQDGETARSATPVTGSVVHGVPGQAGTARD is encoded by the coding sequence GTGGGGAAAAAAGGTACGGCCAGGCAGTTGCCGCCAGGGCCATCGGGTGTTCCGATCCTCGGCAAACACATGGCTTTTCTCCGTAATCCACTTGACTTCCTCATGCAAGCCCACTTGGAATTCGGTCCGCTCGTGTCGCTGCCGGTGAATGGCAGGACCGTGGTCGCGGCCTTCGGTGCGGAGCAGGTCCAGGCAGTGGTCGCCGGATACGGCAAAGAGGTTGACATCAGCATGGCGGGCGGAGTCGACCTGGAATTCAAAGGTAGCATCCAGGGGCGTGGTCCGCTCAACGCGTCCGGTGCCGAGCACGCGCTATTCCGGCGAGTCACGCTGCGAGCGCTGCGCAACTCGGCGAACTCCTACGCCGCGGTGAGCATGGAACTCACCCAGCGGTTGCTGGCCGGCTGGACCCCGGGGACCGAGGTTGATCTTCTTCGCCATATTCCCGAGTTGTCCCGGCGAATCTTCAAATACTACATGTTCGGTTCGGACATCGGTGTGACGGATCCGGAACTCGATGCGGCGGTGGACGAGTGGAGTTCGGCGTTGGATTCGATCCCGCGCCGGATCGGCTCGGCTTTGCTCCCGTACAACGTGCCGGGTCTGTCTCGCGGCCGGAGTGTCCGCCGGAGCATGTCCATCATGGATGCACGGGTGGCCGCGATCGGTGACGGTTCGGTGAAGACGCGGCATTTTTCCCTCATCGAGGCCGTGCTGCAAGAGATGGAGCGCGCTGATCTCAACCCCAACCCTGCATTGGCAAGGGAACTCGCTACGCAGCTCTACTTCGCCGGTCTCACATCGGTCGGTGGAACCATCGTGTGGACACTGCTGTTGCTCGCGTTGCACCCGAAGCCGACGTCCGACCTCCTCGGCGAGCTCGACCGGGAGTTCGGTGGCCGAGTACCCGAACCGGGCGATGACGCCAAGCAGTTGCCGGTGTTCGATGCCATATTGGACGAGTCCATGCGGCTCTACCCGGGTTCTGCCTATGAGTTCAAACGAGTCCACGAGGATCTCGAAGTGGACGGATATCGGTTGCGGTCGGGTTCTCCTCTGCTGCTCGCTCCCTGGGTCACGCAGCGCAGCCCGGACAATTTCGAGGATCCGGAACGGTTCCGTCCCGAGCGATTTGCCGGCCGCCAACGGGCCTACCACAAAGCGTCCTTCGCGCCATGGGGGTTCGGCAACCGTTCGTGCGTCGGAAAGGGAGTGTCGCGGACGGCTATCAGAACCGTCGTGGCGGGCATTACCCAGCGATACCGCCTGGACCTGGTCCCACACCAGCGGATCGACGTCCATTCCGGCTCATTCGGGATCCGAGTCCTGCCCCGGCCCGGCGTTCGCGTACGGCTCGCGCGGCAGGACGGTGAGACCGCGCGTTCCGCCACCCCGGTGACCGGCTCCGTCGTGCACGGCGTTCCAGGACAAGCGGGCACCGCGCGGGATTGA
- a CDS encoding WD40 repeat domain-containing serine/threonine protein kinase — translation MKPVENFEIGRYRVFAELGRGGMGRVLLAGGPDGRLVALKLVHEQFAEDDGFRVRFRREVDASRAVSGAYTAAVVDADPDAPTPWLASVFVPGPSLHDAIAALGALPEESVLRLAAGLAAALIQIHRAELVHRDLKPSNVLLAEDGPRVIDFGIVRALNGSAELTRAGWLIGSPAFMSPEQADGQPVTPASDVFSLASVVIAACTGTSPFTHETTRQTLNAIVVEPPKLTGVPARIRRLVEPCLAKAPADRPTPEQLLESIGPIAPVARAWPDAVHRLITDRQAALAGLLDPGATRVITRDGPPPTRVVERGPTRRRLWPVVAALVVVAGLLGWVLWPDLPDTSVSPPSSSSAADAPPLPEAGVLIGNTPVLDVAFSSDGRTVAALHADYTVQVWAVAGGQRIGQILGPIGAAGTKDAEQAHALAFTPDGRTLRTAREKDAESVVESWDVHSGNRVGEPLVIGSGESYPLGDQVFSPDASRVAAYSSYNSDVELWDVAGRQRSAHLDVSDGVVAGAVFRPDGELLATQGGSGRDFYGVALWDAAGHQLGTPITLPGAEGTQGLETFAFSADGKTLLTAEYVDNHGYVRFWDVANRNQVRDPLKLPGVQSVDRLTLSADGRTLLLSATAGDIGWANLYDVDSGRQLAPTISKVNSARLSPDGKLVATAGQDNTVRLLALPTP, via the coding sequence ATGAAACCGGTGGAAAATTTCGAGATCGGGCGGTACCGCGTCTTCGCCGAACTGGGGCGGGGCGGGATGGGGCGGGTGCTGCTGGCGGGCGGCCCGGACGGCAGGCTCGTCGCGCTGAAGCTGGTGCACGAGCAGTTCGCCGAGGACGACGGGTTCCGCGTGCGGTTCCGCCGGGAGGTCGACGCCTCCCGCGCGGTCTCGGGCGCCTACACCGCAGCGGTGGTCGACGCCGATCCCGACGCACCGACTCCGTGGCTGGCCTCGGTTTTTGTGCCCGGTCCGTCACTGCACGACGCGATCGCCGCGCTCGGTGCGCTGCCGGAGGAGTCGGTGCTCCGGCTGGCCGCGGGGCTGGCTGCCGCGCTGATCCAGATCCACCGGGCGGAGCTGGTCCACCGCGACCTGAAGCCGTCCAACGTGTTGCTCGCCGAGGACGGGCCTCGGGTGATCGACTTCGGTATCGTGCGGGCGCTCAACGGGTCCGCGGAACTGACGCGGGCGGGCTGGCTGATCGGCTCGCCCGCGTTCATGTCCCCCGAGCAGGCCGACGGGCAGCCGGTGACCCCGGCCAGCGACGTGTTCTCCCTGGCCTCCGTGGTGATCGCGGCCTGCACCGGCACCAGCCCGTTCACGCACGAGACGACCCGGCAGACGCTGAACGCCATCGTGGTGGAACCGCCCAAGCTGACCGGCGTGCCCGCCCGGATCCGGCGCCTGGTCGAACCGTGCCTGGCCAAGGCCCCCGCCGACCGGCCGACCCCGGAGCAGCTGCTGGAGTCGATCGGCCCGATCGCCCCCGTGGCCAGGGCCTGGCCGGACGCCGTGCACCGGCTGATCACCGACCGGCAGGCCGCACTCGCCGGACTGCTCGACCCGGGCGCCACGAGGGTGATCACCCGCGACGGCCCTCCGCCGACCCGGGTGGTGGAACGCGGGCCGACGCGGCGACGGCTGTGGCCGGTGGTGGCCGCTTTGGTGGTCGTGGCCGGTTTGCTCGGGTGGGTGCTGTGGCCGGACCTGCCGGACACCTCGGTGAGCCCGCCCTCTTCGTCGTCGGCGGCCGACGCACCGCCGTTGCCGGAAGCGGGTGTGCTGATCGGCAACACCCCGGTGCTCGACGTGGCGTTCAGCTCGGATGGCCGCACCGTGGCGGCGCTGCACGCGGACTACACCGTGCAGGTGTGGGCGGTGGCGGGCGGGCAGCGGATCGGCCAGATCCTCGGCCCGATCGGGGCCGCGGGAACCAAGGATGCGGAGCAGGCGCACGCACTGGCCTTCACTCCGGACGGCCGGACCCTGCGGACCGCGAGGGAGAAGGACGCCGAGAGCGTCGTCGAATCGTGGGACGTGCACAGCGGCAACCGCGTCGGCGAACCACTCGTCATCGGCAGCGGCGAGTCGTATCCGCTCGGCGACCAGGTTTTCAGCCCAGATGCCAGCCGGGTTGCCGCCTACAGCAGCTACAACAGCGACGTCGAACTCTGGGACGTGGCAGGCCGTCAGCGAAGCGCCCACCTCGATGTCTCCGACGGCGTGGTGGCGGGCGCGGTCTTCAGGCCGGACGGCGAACTGCTCGCCACCCAAGGTGGCTCGGGGCGTGATTTCTACGGTGTGGCGCTGTGGGACGCGGCAGGCCACCAACTCGGCACCCCGATCACCCTGCCCGGCGCCGAAGGCACCCAGGGCCTGGAAACGTTCGCCTTCTCCGCGGACGGCAAGACCCTGCTGACCGCCGAGTACGTCGACAACCACGGCTACGTGCGATTCTGGGATGTGGCCAACCGGAACCAGGTCCGGGACCCGCTGAAGCTACCGGGCGTCCAGTCCGTCGACCGGCTGACGCTCAGCGCGGACGGCCGCACCCTGCTGCTCTCCGCCACGGCCGGGGACATCGGCTGGGCCAATCTGTACGATGTGGACAGCGGACGCCAACTCGCCCCGACGATCTCGAAGGTCAACTCGGCCCGCCTCAGCCCGGACGGCAAGCTCGTCGCCACCGCGGGCCAAGACAACACCGTCCGCCTGCTGGCCCTCCCCACGCCCTGA
- a CDS encoding non-ribosomal peptide synthetase produces MTEELQHATARLSPARAELLRRWRYGRGVARAEAAGDIPRRSANGPAVLSFAQERLWVLEQLLGPGNSYNTIPLAARLTGPLEVDVLTRSLRHVVARHEVMRSRFPVIDGQARQVVEAEVPVDVRVVDLRAEPDPEAEAFRRATAARATPFDLATGPLFTTQLFRLSDQEHFLLHLTHHIISDGWSDDVLIREVAAGYLAFAEGHEPSLAPLRIQFADYATWQRDRLRGRSLEDLLAYWRDRLADAPTVLDLPTDNPRPATQRFLGATCPLWIPAEVTSGLKLLAKAEDATLFMTLLAAVSVLLGRYSGQREVLIGSPVANRTEPVTEDLIGCFINTLVFRTDLRGDPTFRDLLGAVRATALGAYAHQELPFERLVDELQPGRDTSRHPLFQVMLALQNSPPEALEFGAYRLAPIEMDNGVAKFDITIDLREYDGALTGRVQFDRDLFGDATRDRMTTHLGNLLAAVAEDADRRLSELPMLNGAELDRMLFGWNDTAVDRRAECLHELIERQAVDHSAAIAVSAPDGQLTYQELDRQADRLARELRGLGVGQDTPVGLLVERSVYLPIGILGILKAGGGYVPLDPRYPAGRLADMITDARLPVIVTMSSLTDVLTAYRGHVVCVDRAHGGRSTSRPVAATIPDCLAYVIYTSGSTGKPKGAMISHRAVANMITSTLAGTGIGVGDSVLQFATVCFDVSVLEIFAALCSGGRLVIPDQETLLDPEGLTELMVREQVTVFDIPPAVLELLSPDSIPSLRVQFIGCEAFGGELATRWQRPHRRLINGYGPTEATVMMTLMELDQPYHRMPPIGRPMPNHQIYVLDSYGSPVPAGTPGELYIGGAGLARGYLGRPGMTAGKFVPDPFGRQPGARLYRTGDLVRYQPDGTLDFVGRADQQVKIRGLRIELGEIESVLGEHPEAGHAVAAVHEPAGGAKQLVAYVQLDRITSHSAGELRTWLVDRLPTHLLPQVIIPVERFPLTSSGKVDRAGLPDPAAALDAIASTGEQLGSAVERTLGDEIFAEILGVDRVGPHSSFFQLGGSSLQLAVLQARISERFGLQVPLKVLFEGPSVGQLARYLGDQGIEAEPVGGRAERTRPAQVPLTWQQQRVWSRRWSYNKPLAARLKGWLDPGAVQAAVHRLADRHEMLRTVFDTDGPEVRQVISTSVRPEFAVIDVPDMDGAMRIVADEVHHEFDLRDGSLARVLLLRLDDFEHVLVATLHPLLWDGGSRGIFARDLLVLGELAEGDLPPMISQYSDYAVWEEEQRAGREYTRSARYWADRLAGSSRLLLPGRLGGEPGGAGAQHRLELPSGVINAVTAFARAENATPHNVLLTAFMLALRQFTAETDIVVGVPLANRVHPGATEVIGQFVNTVPLRVVFGDDRSFRSALRRVRTAMAEASEHQHSPPPEAGMPRITFDLMEVAGELPEAVGVELIPVEVDTGHADFELTLAVERRADGLHALMRYDTEVHPADTVRRLTDVCTAILLETINGG; encoded by the coding sequence GTGACCGAAGAGCTCCAGCACGCCACCGCACGCCTTTCCCCGGCAAGGGCGGAACTGCTGCGCAGGTGGCGGTACGGCCGCGGCGTGGCCCGCGCCGAAGCGGCGGGGGACATCCCGAGGAGATCCGCGAACGGCCCGGCCGTGCTCTCCTTCGCCCAGGAACGGCTGTGGGTGCTGGAACAGCTCCTTGGACCCGGCAACTCCTACAACACGATCCCGCTCGCCGCGCGGCTCACCGGCCCGCTGGAGGTGGACGTGCTGACCCGCAGCCTGCGCCATGTCGTTGCCCGGCACGAGGTGATGCGATCCAGGTTCCCGGTGATCGACGGGCAGGCACGGCAGGTGGTCGAGGCGGAGGTGCCGGTCGACGTGCGCGTGGTGGACCTGCGTGCGGAGCCCGACCCGGAGGCGGAAGCGTTCCGCAGGGCGACGGCCGCCCGTGCGACGCCGTTCGACCTCGCCACCGGTCCGCTTTTCACCACCCAGTTGTTCCGGTTGTCGGATCAGGAACACTTCCTGCTGCACCTGACCCACCACATCATCTCGGATGGCTGGTCCGACGACGTGCTCATCCGCGAGGTCGCCGCGGGCTACCTGGCGTTCGCCGAAGGGCACGAACCGTCGCTGGCTCCGCTGCGGATACAGTTCGCGGACTACGCCACGTGGCAACGCGACCGGCTCAGGGGCCGCTCGCTCGAGGACCTGCTGGCTTACTGGCGTGACCGGCTCGCCGACGCGCCCACGGTCCTGGATCTGCCGACGGACAACCCACGCCCCGCCACGCAGCGGTTCCTGGGCGCGACATGTCCACTGTGGATTCCCGCGGAAGTGACTTCGGGGCTCAAGCTGCTCGCCAAGGCCGAGGACGCCACGCTGTTCATGACGCTGCTCGCCGCGGTGAGCGTGTTGCTCGGCCGGTATTCCGGTCAGCGGGAAGTGCTGATCGGCTCGCCCGTGGCGAACCGGACCGAACCGGTGACCGAGGACCTGATCGGCTGCTTCATCAACACCTTGGTCTTCCGGACCGATTTGCGTGGCGACCCGACCTTCCGGGACCTCCTCGGGGCGGTACGTGCCACGGCACTCGGTGCCTATGCCCACCAGGAACTGCCGTTCGAGCGGCTGGTCGACGAGTTGCAACCGGGCCGTGACACCTCCCGCCACCCGTTGTTCCAGGTGATGCTCGCACTGCAGAACAGCCCACCGGAGGCGCTGGAATTCGGCGCGTACCGGCTGGCTCCGATCGAGATGGACAACGGCGTCGCCAAGTTCGACATCACGATCGACCTCCGTGAGTACGATGGCGCGCTCACCGGCCGCGTCCAGTTCGACAGGGACCTGTTCGGCGATGCGACCCGCGACCGGATGACGACGCACCTGGGCAACCTGCTCGCCGCCGTCGCCGAGGACGCCGATCGGCGTCTCTCGGAGCTGCCGATGCTGAACGGGGCCGAGCTGGACCGGATGCTCTTCGGCTGGAACGACACCGCGGTGGACCGCCGTGCAGAGTGCCTTCACGAGCTCATCGAGCGGCAGGCCGTCGACCACTCGGCCGCGATCGCGGTGTCAGCGCCGGACGGTCAGCTCACCTATCAGGAACTCGACAGGCAGGCGGATCGACTCGCCCGTGAGCTTCGCGGGCTCGGCGTCGGCCAGGACACTCCGGTCGGGTTGCTCGTCGAGCGTTCGGTGTACCTGCCGATCGGCATACTGGGCATCTTGAAGGCCGGTGGCGGTTACGTGCCGCTGGATCCGCGCTACCCGGCGGGCCGCTTGGCGGACATGATCACTGACGCCCGGCTGCCGGTGATCGTGACGATGAGCTCGCTCACCGACGTGCTGACGGCGTATCGGGGACACGTCGTGTGCGTCGACAGAGCACACGGCGGCCGGTCGACGTCCCGGCCGGTCGCAGCCACCATCCCGGACTGCCTCGCGTACGTCATCTACACGTCCGGGTCCACCGGCAAGCCCAAGGGCGCGATGATCTCCCATCGCGCGGTGGCCAACATGATCACCTCCACGTTGGCAGGCACCGGCATCGGGGTGGGCGACAGCGTCCTCCAGTTCGCGACCGTGTGCTTCGACGTGTCGGTACTGGAGATCTTCGCCGCTCTGTGCTCCGGCGGCAGGCTGGTCATCCCAGATCAGGAGACCCTGCTCGACCCCGAGGGACTCACCGAACTGATGGTCCGCGAACAGGTGACCGTGTTCGACATCCCGCCCGCGGTGCTCGAACTGCTCTCGCCGGATTCGATTCCCTCTCTGCGAGTGCAGTTCATCGGCTGTGAGGCGTTCGGTGGCGAGTTGGCCACCCGGTGGCAGCGTCCGCACCGCCGGTTGATCAACGGATACGGTCCGACCGAGGCCACCGTGATGATGACCCTGATGGAACTGGACCAGCCCTACCACCGGATGCCGCCGATCGGCCGTCCGATGCCCAACCACCAAATCTACGTGCTGGACAGCTACGGTAGCCCGGTGCCGGCGGGCACTCCTGGTGAGCTCTACATCGGTGGCGCGGGGCTGGCCAGGGGATACCTCGGGCGGCCGGGGATGACCGCGGGCAAGTTCGTGCCGGACCCGTTCGGCCGGCAACCGGGGGCCCGGTTGTACCGGACCGGAGACCTGGTTCGATACCAGCCCGACGGTACGCTGGACTTCGTCGGCCGCGCCGACCAGCAGGTCAAGATCCGTGGTCTGCGCATCGAGCTCGGTGAGATCGAATCGGTGCTCGGCGAACACCCGGAGGCCGGACACGCGGTCGCGGCGGTCCACGAACCAGCGGGCGGCGCCAAGCAGTTGGTCGCCTACGTCCAGCTCGACCGGATCACCAGTCACTCGGCCGGCGAGCTGCGAACGTGGCTGGTGGACCGGCTGCCCACCCATTTGCTCCCGCAGGTCATCATTCCCGTCGAGCGGTTCCCCCTTACCTCGAGTGGCAAGGTCGACCGGGCCGGGTTGCCCGACCCGGCCGCCGCGCTCGACGCCATCGCAAGCACCGGGGAACAGCTCGGGAGCGCCGTCGAACGCACTCTTGGCGATGAGATCTTCGCCGAAATCCTCGGCGTGGACCGAGTGGGCCCGCACAGCAGCTTCTTCCAGCTCGGCGGCAGCTCACTGCAACTGGCCGTGTTGCAAGCCCGTATTTCTGAACGCTTCGGCCTCCAGGTGCCGCTGAAGGTGCTCTTCGAAGGCCCTTCAGTGGGCCAGCTGGCGCGCTACCTGGGTGACCAGGGCATCGAAGCCGAACCCGTTGGCGGGCGGGCTGAGCGCACTCGGCCCGCCCAGGTTCCGCTGACGTGGCAACAGCAACGCGTCTGGAGCCGGCGCTGGTCGTACAACAAGCCATTGGCCGCCCGGCTCAAGGGATGGCTGGATCCCGGCGCCGTGCAGGCCGCGGTGCACCGGCTGGCCGACAGGCACGAGATGCTCCGCACGGTCTTCGACACCGACGGCCCCGAGGTGCGACAGGTGATCAGCACATCGGTCCGGCCCGAGTTCGCGGTCATCGACGTGCCCGACATGGACGGCGCGATGCGGATCGTGGCCGACGAGGTACACCACGAGTTCGACCTTCGCGACGGGTCATTGGCCCGTGTGCTGTTGTTGCGACTGGACGACTTCGAACACGTGCTGGTGGCGACATTGCACCCGTTGCTGTGGGACGGCGGGTCCCGCGGCATCTTCGCCCGCGACCTTCTGGTGCTCGGCGAGCTGGCCGAAGGCGACCTGCCACCGATGATCTCGCAGTATTCGGATTACGCCGTGTGGGAGGAGGAGCAGCGAGCCGGCCGGGAGTACACGCGGTCGGCCCGGTACTGGGCGGACCGGCTGGCCGGCTCGTCGCGATTGCTCCTGCCGGGCCGCCTAGGCGGGGAGCCTGGGGGAGCGGGCGCCCAGCACCGGCTCGAACTGCCGTCGGGTGTCATCAATGCCGTCACAGCGTTCGCGAGAGCGGAGAACGCGACGCCACACAACGTGCTGTTGACGGCGTTCATGTTGGCGTTGCGGCAGTTCACGGCAGAGACCGATATCGTGGTCGGCGTCCCCCTCGCCAACCGCGTCCACCCCGGCGCCACCGAAGTGATCGGTCAGTTCGTCAACACTGTTCCGCTCCGGGTCGTGTTCGGGGACGACCGTTCCTTCCGTTCGGCGCTGCGGCGGGTGCGAACAGCCATGGCGGAGGCGAGCGAGCACCAGCACTCGCCGCCACCGGAGGCGGGGATGCCGCGGATCACCTTCGACCTGATGGAGGTGGCGGGGGAACTGCCGGAAGCCGTTGGCGTGGAACTCATCCCGGTCGAAGTGGACACCGGGCACGCCGACTTCGAACTGACGCTCGCGGTGGAACGCCGTGCGGATGGCCTGCATGCGTTGATGAGGTACGACACAGAGGTTCACCCGGCCGACACCGTGCGGCGGTTGACCGATGTCTGCACGGCGATCCTTCTGGAGACAATCAATGGCGGGTGA